GGGTCAATGTTACAAATTTAAAGGCAGTGCACCTAGTGCTGACAGCCTCACTTactgatgtttgttttttagtgACTGTTATGCTGGAGGAAGGTGTTCCCTGGACAGTCCTGGAGACAGAAGCACTGTATATCTAGAGCAGGTATAGTACAGATGGCAGCCAAACAAACTTCTTATTCTGTGTCAGGCCTTTACATTTGCTTGCAGAATGTCCCTGGGAGCGGGAGGACTGGTTGGCAGTTGGCCTTTCTCTTGTGACTGCTGACTAAGGAACCTGTGGTGTCAGGGTTGTTGCAATGTGAACTTGCACCTGTGCCCTAGCATACTGTCTTGCAAAAAGCCTTGCCAGAAATGAATGGCAAAGAAGCTGGGTCTCTGTGCCTGGGAAACCCCTTCTGAGCTATGGAGATCGCATGCAGAAAACAAGCACAGCTCCAGTTGTAAGGTGAGTCAGTGTTCCTGGGGTGATTAAGAACTCGTTTGCCAGATGAGTTGTATTGATGTTGGCCTGTACATCTTTTACATCCTTCCAGTAGAACAAGTCAGGAGAAATTACTTAGCTATTGATTGTACAGTGCAATGGAAGGCCTGATGACGGTGATCCCTGTTGATAATGCTGTTTCTGTGATAGCCTGAGGATACAGGCCAGAAGAGATGTTTAACTAGTGATGGTATGTTTGGAAAAACTAGACAAGCTTTCAGATACAGAGTTTTCATCAAAAGTGGTATAATTGACACTAAACTCTCAACAGTTGTTCTCACCTTGTGCTTACAGTGGTGACCAGCTGCTTCCATTTTGGACCTGCTGGAGGACTTGTGTGCCTGAAAGCTTGTCCAGTTATCAGCTCTCATTTCTCTAATAAGAGACAGAATGTCTCCTATGTACAAAACTTGTTCAGAAATGGGTATGGAAATACTGTATTCTATTCTTCAGTGTACAACTTCCTGCAGAATCCGCAAGTCAAATAGCTGTTTTGTACTCTTTCTGAACCCTACAGATTGCCTTGGTACTGCACCCTTCCATCCTGCTGCAATGAGTGGGAAGTCCTTGCTCTTAAAGGTCATTCTTCTTGGGGATGGTGGAGTTGGGAAGAGTTCCCTCATGAACCGGTATGTCACCAACAAGTTTGACTCACAGGCTTTCCACACAATTGGTGTGGAGTTCTTAAACCGGGACTTGGAGGTCGATGGACGTTTTGTGACCCTCCAGATTTGGGACACTGCGGGACAGGAGAGATTCAAGAGCCTGCGAACCCCCTTTTACAGGGGAGCAGACTGCTGCCTGCTGACCTTCAGTGTGGATGACCGGCAGAGCTTTGAGAACCTCAGTAACTGGCAGAAGGAGTTTGTCTATTATGCTGATGTGAAGGACCCTGAACACTTCCCATTTGTAGTCCTGGGCAACAAGATAGACAAATTTGAGAGACAGGTGAGCACAGAAGAGGCCCAGGCCTGGTGCATGGAAAACGGTAACTATCCATACCTGGAGACTAGTGCCAAGGATGACACCAATGTGGCAGTGGCCTTTGAGGAGGCTGTGCGACAGGTGCTGGCAGTGGAGGAACAGCTAGAGCATTGCATGTTGGGCCACACCGTTGACCTGCACTCCAGCTCCAAATCAGGGTCTTCCTGTTGTTAAGAGTGGCTACTGCTTTGGGAATGTTGCTGGAGCCGGCGGCTGGATTGGAATAAGCATGGGCAGCTCTGGGGCACTCTGAGGAGAGTGGCCACAAGGACAATAGGTGGTTTGCTCACTGAGAAGTTGCAGCCCCGCCATCTGAATTCTGGCTGGAGTTTTCAGGCACAGAGCATGTATCTGCAGGAGGGAGATATTAAAAGAGCATGTAAGCGTAGTCCTGCTTCcatctctgcctgctttttAGCAGGTTTAAAGGACTGAGTTGAAGTCCTTTAAATTCACTGAAGACAGTAGTGATCTGATCTGTACCAAGAACTGCCTGCAGAACAAAGCTGAGAGTGCCCTAAACACTCTTTGAAGTATTTTAGTCCtgaactcaaaaaaaaaaaaaaaatactagacTCGCTAAACTCATGACCTTACTGCCAAAGGAAAGTCTGCTCAGCATACTGAATGAAACCTGTTGCAGAGACTCTAGCCCATTTGACTGTGAGAATGGCAAATACTAGAGTGGCTGAGATGTGTGTATCTgagatgtttttgtttgggATAAGTGGATTGTGTCCTGAGAGTGAATTGTGCTGAAAATTGTTAGAGCTCTGATCTGAAGCAACATACAAAGGAGAGAGAGATGGACCTGTGTTTGTGGCAGCATCACTTCTTTGTAGCTGCCTATGACTGG
The genomic region above belongs to Falco peregrinus isolate bFalPer1 chromosome 13, bFalPer1.pri, whole genome shotgun sequence and contains:
- the RAB9B gene encoding ras-related protein Rab-9B isoform X3, which encodes MQKTSTAPVVRLPWYCTLPSCCNEWEVLALKGHSSWGWWSWEEFPHEPIWDTAGQERFKSLRTPFYRGADCCLLTFSVDDRQSFENLSNWQKEFVYYADVKDPEHFPFVVLGNKIDKFERQVSTEEAQAWCMENGNYPYLETSAKDDTNVAVAFEEAVRQVLAVEEQLEHCMLGHTVDLHSSSKSGSSCC
- the RAB9B gene encoding ras-related protein Rab-9B isoform X1, which gives rise to MSPMYKTCSEMDCLGTAPFHPAAMSGKSLLLKVILLGDGGVGKSSLMNRYVTNKFDSQAFHTIGVEFLNRDLEVDGRFVTLQIWDTAGQERFKSLRTPFYRGADCCLLTFSVDDRQSFENLSNWQKEFVYYADVKDPEHFPFVVLGNKIDKFERQVSTEEAQAWCMENGNYPYLETSAKDDTNVAVAFEEAVRQVLAVEEQLEHCMLGHTVDLHSSSKSGSSCC
- the RAB9B gene encoding ras-related protein Rab-9B isoform X2, yielding MSGKSLLLKVILLGDGGVGKSSLMNRYVTNKFDSQAFHTIGVEFLNRDLEVDGRFVTLQIWDTAGQERFKSLRTPFYRGADCCLLTFSVDDRQSFENLSNWQKEFVYYADVKDPEHFPFVVLGNKIDKFERQVSTEEAQAWCMENGNYPYLETSAKDDTNVAVAFEEAVRQVLAVEEQLEHCMLGHTVDLHSSSKSGSSCC